A region from the Citrobacter telavivensis genome encodes:
- a CDS encoding DUF2946 domain-containing protein produces the protein MLFVAPAISRTIAHRTGCQHITHSMPGTMSGIHHDMAMSAVCEPSSLMDQLMMSGKAMSPMEEIACGYCQLLVQLPFIQFALVFLLWLLLLFVLRFSLIPLNCVTLFQPWAPQRARAPPAVFQSSF, from the coding sequence ATGCTGTTCGTTGCTCCGGCCATCTCCAGAACGATAGCCCACCGGACAGGTTGTCAGCACATCACGCATTCTATGCCAGGGACCATGTCAGGGATACACCATGACATGGCGATGTCTGCGGTCTGTGAACCGTCTTCGCTGATGGATCAGCTGATGATGTCTGGTAAGGCAATGTCTCCGATGGAAGAGATTGCCTGCGGATATTGTCAGTTACTTGTGCAACTGCCGTTTATCCAGTTTGCGCTTGTATTTTTGTTGTGGTTGCTCCTGCTTTTTGTCCTTCGCTTCTCATTAATTCCGCTTAACTGCGTCACGCTCTTTCAACCCTGGGCACCTCAGCGTGCCCGTGCCCCGCCTGCTGTATTTCAGTCTTCGTTTTAA
- a CDS encoding TonB-dependent receptor yields MKTHYFVRTPVASLVLMALISDTTFAEEKHDHSQITNDSVMIVTAPLSTPLEIVTSPKIPRQPVPASDGSDYLKTIPGFSQIRNGGTNGDPVFRGMFGSRLRILTDNGEMLGACPARMDAPSSYISPESFDVLTLIKGPQTVLWGPGNSAGTIRFDREQPRFEKAGVQGTASLLAASNNRWDENADVSLGGEEGYLRLIGNKSRSDDYKDGNGDRVPSRWDKWNGDMAIGWTPDKDTLLELTAGKGDGEARYAGRGMDGSQFKRESLGMRFEKSGIGEVFDKFEANVYYNYADHIMDNYSLRSPGSSMSGGMSGDEMGDAMGSSMDSAMDSDSSMNMSMPMAMEVDRRTVGGRMMGTFLFSDFELRSGADTQLSTHRNKIDDRWNKDARFHDYGLFSELTWSVTEQNKVKGGARLDRVLVDNYTDMGSAKRTDTLPAGFVRFEHNMADLPVMFYAGIGYTERFPDYWEIFSPTYGPGGSGDAFDKLKTEKTTQIDIGAQYNGERINTWVSAYIGRVNDFILFRYDPDNASISQVDNVNATIMGGEAGIAYKWSDSWKTDASIAYSWGENTSNHQPLPQTPPLEARLGLTWEQGDWSSTGLLRLVSSQNRVAINEGNVVGKDFNSSPGFAVFSANAAYKVNKYVKISAGVDNLFDKTYSEHLNLAGNSSFGYSANTSVNESGRTFWGKINLTF; encoded by the coding sequence ATGAAAACCCACTATTTTGTACGTACGCCAGTTGCTTCTCTTGTCCTGATGGCGCTGATATCAGACACTACTTTTGCAGAAGAAAAGCACGACCATTCTCAGATAACGAATGATTCTGTGATGATTGTAACTGCGCCACTTTCCACTCCGCTCGAAATTGTTACCTCGCCCAAAATACCCCGTCAGCCAGTTCCGGCAAGCGACGGCTCGGATTATCTGAAAACTATACCTGGATTCTCACAGATACGTAACGGTGGAACCAACGGTGATCCTGTGTTTCGTGGCATGTTTGGCTCTCGTCTGAGAATTCTGACTGATAATGGTGAAATGCTTGGTGCCTGTCCGGCACGCATGGATGCACCAAGCTCCTATATTTCTCCTGAAAGCTTTGATGTATTAACTCTGATTAAAGGCCCACAAACTGTGCTCTGGGGGCCTGGAAACTCGGCGGGAACTATCCGTTTTGATCGTGAACAGCCGCGCTTTGAAAAAGCGGGGGTGCAGGGTACTGCCAGTCTTCTTGCTGCGTCAAACAATCGCTGGGATGAAAACGCTGATGTCAGTCTGGGCGGTGAGGAGGGATATCTTCGCCTCATTGGCAATAAGTCACGTTCGGATGACTACAAGGATGGAAATGGAGACCGCGTGCCCTCCAGATGGGATAAGTGGAATGGCGATATGGCTATAGGCTGGACACCAGACAAAGACACACTTCTCGAGCTTACTGCAGGTAAAGGCGATGGTGAAGCACGCTATGCTGGTCGCGGTATGGATGGTTCGCAGTTTAAGAGGGAAAGCTTAGGAATGCGCTTTGAAAAATCGGGTATTGGCGAGGTATTCGATAAGTTTGAGGCAAATGTATATTACAACTATGCAGATCATATTATGGATAACTATTCCCTGCGCTCTCCGGGCAGTAGTATGTCGGGGGGGATGTCAGGTGATGAGATGGGAGATGCTATGGGTTCCTCAATGGACTCAGCAATGGACTCAGACTCTTCGATGAATATGAGTATGCCAATGGCGATGGAGGTTGATCGCCGTACTGTTGGTGGAAGAATGATGGGAACCTTCCTTTTCTCAGATTTTGAGCTTCGCAGTGGCGCAGATACGCAACTTAGTACACACCGTAATAAAATTGATGATCGCTGGAATAAGGACGCCCGTTTCCACGATTACGGTCTTTTCAGCGAACTGACCTGGAGTGTAACTGAGCAGAACAAGGTGAAGGGGGGCGCACGTCTCGATCGCGTTCTGGTTGATAATTACACTGATATGGGTTCAGCAAAACGGACTGATACATTACCGGCCGGTTTTGTTCGCTTCGAACATAATATGGCTGATCTACCGGTTATGTTTTATGCAGGTATAGGCTACACGGAGCGTTTCCCCGATTACTGGGAGATTTTTTCGCCGACTTATGGACCTGGAGGTTCGGGTGATGCCTTCGATAAACTCAAAACGGAAAAAACAACTCAGATTGATATAGGCGCTCAGTACAACGGTGAACGTATAAACACTTGGGTATCCGCTTATATTGGTCGTGTTAATGATTTTATTCTGTTCCGCTATGATCCTGATAATGCCTCTATCAGCCAGGTTGATAACGTCAATGCAACCATTATGGGGGGAGAGGCAGGTATTGCGTATAAATGGTCAGACTCATGGAAAACGGATGCCAGCATTGCTTATTCCTGGGGGGAAAATACATCTAACCATCAGCCTTTACCACAGACGCCACCGCTTGAAGCCCGTCTGGGGCTGACCTGGGAACAGGGCGACTGGAGCAGTACTGGCCTTTTGCGTCTTGTCAGCAGCCAGAACCGTGTTGCTATTAACGAAGGCAACGTCGTTGGTAAAGATTTTAATAGTAGTCCTGGTTTTGCTGTGTTTTCGGCGAATGCTGCATACAAAGTTAATAAGTACGTTAAAATTAGCGCCGGCGTTGATAACTTGTTTGACAAAACGTACAGCGAACACCTGAATCTTGCTGGAAACAGCAGTTTCGGTTATTCAGCAAACACATCAGTTAATGAATCAGGCAGAACCTTTTGGGGTAAAATAAATCTCACTTTTTAA